From the Vicia villosa cultivar HV-30 ecotype Madison, WI unplaced genomic scaffold, Vvil1.0 ctg.000622F_1_1, whole genome shotgun sequence genome, the window TTATTATAATGTTTCACTTGAACTATTCATCCAAGTTGTCACggcaaataattttgaaaaagaaactacaaCAAATTCATTTCCTTTCATCTCCAatgttttttgatatttttatttgattcttTGAAGATTGCACGCTAAACttctatttgattttaaaaaaaaagttaaaaattttcAATCACATATTCACTCACATCTCTTTCATTTTGTTTGCACCATCAATCTAAATTCTcactataaaaaaattaacaaatttgtTGGAAAATTATTGTATCCCATCATAACTTCAGTCACTATTATTTCCTACCAATCTAATCCGGCTCTTGTCCAACCACTATCGTGATTTTAGGATCACCCACAACTATCGTGAAGTTAATTTTTGTGCAGATTATCTGGCGAGTTATggtttacattctaaagctacgACTTGGTTCACTCAAATTCCTCAAAATATTATTAGAGATTACTTGTTAGATAAGTCGGGTACCCCTAGACTTAGATTTTGTCGTTAAGGGATCTTGGTTTTGGTCCCCTTGTGCAACtggttctcttttttttttataatattttgctctttttgattaaaaaaaaaaaaatcaaactcccTTAACGAAGGAAAATGAAAAACTAAAAGATGAAATGACATATCCATCTCAAATACTGCCACGTTCAATACTGTGGGCCCTTCACCCCCGCGTGTCCAAACTCTCATTTTTAACTGGCCCACATATTCAAACTTTCTTGAAGCATATTCCACTAATTttccaaagaaataaaaaataaattatgagataaaaaaaatattgatttctttactttaaaatttaaaattctatAAGAATACAAGAATCTGGTTAAACCTTGAAATCatgtaaaaacaaaaaaatctgtAGAAGTAAGCTGAACTGATCTCTCATCGGATCTCTCCTCCGCCTCTCACGGCGGAGCCTCCTCTCAACGCGCCGCAGAACCTTCTCGCTGACGAGGTTTTTACACTTTCGTAATTCAATCTTTAAATCATGCCATATGTGTAGGTTTTTAGATTAACTTCAAATCTGAATTTCGCACTGGATCGATTTGTTTTCGTTTTACGATTggaattatttgaatttgaatttttgtgtTCTTCGTTTTGTATTTTCGTGAATTGGAATTGAAGATTTGTTTCTGATTTTTCGTTTTGCTGATATTGTTGAGAAGGTAAAGTTAACGATGGCTGAAGCTTTTGGTGGTGAAATTTGCGGCATGTTTGTTCTTTCAGGAGGCTGAAGCAGGTGAGGTTATTTTCCGATTGCATTTACTCAATTAATTATTATGattgttatttgttttgatttaatttattattattattattattattattattattattattattgttattattattattagagtttaatggagatatgtaaaaaaattttacaccataaaaaaaagttttagaatatcatccaataaaaatatatcattttgtcATGTCAtctcattaatttaaaaatatgttagtctataatagtataaaatattaCAAGACAACTTTTTGTATTGTATTGTGTTTGATGAATAAAGTacttgataatttttttttccgATTTTGCTTGATATGTCTATATAGTAATTAAGATTGGACCACACATCAAACCGGTGTACTTATGAGGTCAGGGTTTTAAGTTCGATCGTGGATGAAccgattatatataaataaatattttttgttatatataagaataataatgcaaattatattttttacaaaataaaataatttattgataATTTCTTAATAATTTATACTTAATAGgtcttttataaatattttatatagttttttatatttttaatgggTTAGATAGATAATTTGAAAACTTTCattttaatatgataataataatataataataattaataatataataattttataaattgtttATTTACGATATTGTTTGGTCATTTTCTATGCGTTAAACTGCATTTTATCGTATTTatctattatatattattatataaaatccACTCTCATTCATCAAATGAAtagagaataacaaaataatttaaaataatgtattaGAGTGAttggagaaagaaaaagaaaattaaatcatgcattattttgattcaaaacaaatttttttaatcatatttttataaatcaaaagCAAAATCCGGTCTAACCCTAAAAATCGTCTAAATTGCCGGTTTTTCAATTTTTGAGCGGTTTTCCGATTTAAATCTCGGTTCTTCCGCATGTCGGTTTTTAGGTCCAAATAAATCGGTTAGGGTTTTGGTTCCTGGTCTGATCCAGTTTTGATTACCATGCTATGCAccaaacaaaattatataatttttactatactattatttattgatatataaaatattaatatttatggataaaatattaaataataagaagaaagaaaaatgtgtctttttaatatgtttatgcagtagacataataatataatttttattataatattttttattgatatataaatattaatatttatgaatgaaaataataaataatataaagagaagaaaaatgaTAAATAGATATTTTTTTTCTACTTTGTTTGATATGTCGATGaagcaaataaaaatataattttaattataatattctttatttatatataaaacattaatattacatttatgaattaaaatattaaataataagaaagagGGAGTGTAATATTGTATTTTGATATATTTCTTTTGATAATTTGAGCTTGAGATAAAAAGTTGTTTCATGGTTTAGTTGTGGACTAGAATTCATGTTTTTGTCCAATCCTTTAGTTATGTTTTGTCCAATACTAAAATTAGTTTCTGCATCAAATATAGTTAAAAAAAAGTTACAAGTTCTTTGTTTATGTAATATGgatctctattttttttaattatattatatctaGTGGAGATACATAtggaaaactaaaaaaaactaaatatgtATTTTGATGagaaaatcaaacatttaaatattttttaatgatatatAGGAACTAATAGgatgatataattattttaattatataatattacaaaatatataatattgaaaatatcatcaaattaaagaaataaagAGAGGAGAAAGGAGGATGATATAAtttatatttctaaaaaaatGATGCACATTTACATCATTTAAGGGATATTTATACTACTAAAATTACTATTATTACATAAATGTAATAATTGTTATTTACTAAGAATTAGTCTTTATTATAAATAGAAATGATAAATGAGTTAAGTTTAATAATAGGATAAGTAAATTATTACATTTATGTAATAATAGTATATCTCTAGTGGTATAAATAACCCTTTTCCTTCATGTAAATGCTATTTCTGAGAAATATAAGATATATCATCTACTTGCTCTTATCTTTATTTTCTTAGTTTGATATATTCTAACATTATATATTTTGTAGTATTATATAATCACAATAGTAATTTTTATCATCCCATTAATTcacaaatatcataaaaaaaaaaattcaaatatctAATTTCCTCATCAGaaacaaattttaataaaaaagacACTTATATAGGTACAATTAGATTGAAGTCTATTATTCACCATCAATTTATTGTGGTCTTGAAAACCTTGACATTGAAATGATTCAGCTGATAGGATTTATGTGTAGGAGTCGGTTTGTCTTTACTTGAGTAGTTAGGAAAGATAGAATTTTGTTTATTAGATAATTGATGATGAGTTTGAACAATGGTTTAAAAAACCATTTACTTTTGGGCTGATTTGTCATATATGAAAGGTAAGTTAGAATAAATACTCATTTCATGACGTGGTTGGGATTAGATTgagtgagaaaaatgaaagaaattattgGTCTTGGACCCTTTTTATAAACACTGTTATTGATATACAAATTACATCATGCTTTCTTATTAACAGTTCTAATTCAATCATTTACCTCTGAATTGTATTTTAAATATCATTTgcatctttttcttttcaacaaactaacactaatctgatgccacagTCTCTGATTAACACTGATTTCATTTGTTAGGAGTAACTTAACTAAGGTATGATACTACTCATTGTATACTCTATATATTGCACTGTTGGAGGTAATATACATtaaattctttttctttctattattaCTAGAACTGGTTTGGTACTATGTTATCAAACTCGGCAGTTTCGGCCGTTATCTCGGTACAGAACAGCAAAACCAAGAAAATTGCGTCAGGCTATGCTGTCCGGTCACAGATGGGTGACTCGGCTGGAATGACTGCGATAATGAGATTGGATTCGGAACAATGCCGCTCTAATGTGGCAGCTCCGGCCGTCTCAGCTGTAAATGATATTACCCTTAAATTTTTAAGGGTAGCAAGGTTGTTTTAGTGAATTTAATTTGCATTTGGAAGTATGCTTGGCTTAACACTTATGGTTTTTATTTCTTAATATGAACATTTcatgaattttgattaatttattttagctTCTTCTTGTTGTCAGGTGACATCTCCGATGTAGCGGTTCTGTTGAGCGGCATCCTGTTCCGAGTTTCCAGTTTTTTTGTAAGAACCTTTGGAGTTTCGAATTTTGTAGAGTTGGCTATGATTGTTCGTGCACAAGTCTCTTCTCAAGTGCCAGCATCTGAGTTTCGGATTTTGTAGAGTTGGCTATGATTGTTCATGCAAAAGACTCTTCTCAAGTGCCTGCTTCCGAGTTTGGCGTTTGCTCGAGAGAAAAAGAACACTCTGCGTCTAGCATTCGAGTTTGCTCCTTTTCGTTTTCCTTACATGTATCCTGATTTGGATACCTGTTTACATGACGAGATGGCAGCTGCAACCTTCAAAGGACCTCCTAGCGAATGTTCCAGGAATAAGAAAATGGAAAGAAGGCCTTCAGGTAGAAGACGTGTCTTTGTTCAGACAGAAACCGGTTGTGTTCTTGGCATGGAATTAGAAAGGAGTGACAATGCGCACACTGTGAAGAGGAAGTTACAGGTAGCATTCAATGTCCCGACTGAGGAAAGTTCACTTATATGTGGCGACACAGTCTTGAAAAATGATCTGAGTGTAGTTAGAAATGATTCTCCACTTCTTCTCACCAGGAACTTTTTACATAGAAGTTCATCTACCCCGTGCCTTTCACCGACCGGTAGGGATCTTCAACATAGGGATCAGAGTGGACCGATTGAGATTATAGGCCGCTCGGATATGTTATCTGGAACTAAACAATTGGTTAAGGATATTATGATGGCAATAAAAGGTGGCGTCGAACCAATTCCTATTCAGAGTGGATTAGGAGGTGCGTATTATTTTAGAAACATTTATGGTGAAAACGTCGCAATTGTGAAACCAACTGATGAGGAACCTTATGCACCAAACAATCCGAAAGGTTTTGTCGGTAAAGCTCTCGGACAACCAGGTTTGAAAAGGTCGGTGAGGGTTGGAGAGACGGGATTCAGAGAAGTTGCAGCTTACCTTCTTGATCATGATCATTTCGCGAATGTGCCTTCTACTGCACTTGTGAAGGTTACACACACTATTTTTAATGTTAACGACAGGGTCAATGGTAATATGCGTCTTAACAAGAAGCAAATAAGCAAGATTGCGTCACTCCAACATTACATTCCTCATGATTTTGATGCAAGTGATCATGGAACTTCTAGTTTTCCTGTTGCTTCTGTTCATAGAATCGGAATTTTAGATGTACGCATCTTAAATACAGACAGACACGCAGGAAATCTTCTTGTCAAGAAGCTTGATGGGCTTGGAAGGTTTGACCGGGTCGAACTTTTTCCTATCGATCATGGACTTTGTCTACCTGAAAACTTGGAAGATCCTTATTTTGAATGGATCCATTGGCCTCAAGCTTCAATTCCTTTCTCTGATGATGAGCTGAAGTACATATCTCGACTAGATCCATTTCGTGATTCAGAAATGCTTAGAATGGAGCTTCCAATGATTCGAGAAGCATGCT encodes:
- the LOC131629926 gene encoding phosphatidylinositol 4-kinase gamma 6-like, whose protein sequence is MQKTLLKCLLPSLAFAREKKNTLRLAFEFAPFRFPYMYPDLDTCLHDEMAAATFKGPPSECSRNKKMERRPSGRRRVFVQTETGCVLGMELERSDNAHTVKRKLQVAFNVPTEESSLICGDTVLKNDLSVVRNDSPLLLTRNFLHRSSSTPCLSPTGRDLQHRDQSGPIEIIGRSDMLSGTKQLVKDIMMAIKGGVEPIPIQSGLGGAYYFRNIYGENVAIVKPTDEEPYAPNNPKGFVGKALGQPGLKRSVRVGETGFREVAAYLLDHDHFANVPSTALVKVTHTIFNVNDRVNGNMRLNKKQISKIASLQHYIPHDFDASDHGTSSFPVASVHRIGILDVRILNTDRHAGNLLVKKLDGLGRFDRVELFPIDHGLCLPENLEDPYFEWIHWPQASIPFSDDELKYISRLDPFRDSEMLRMELPMIREACLRVLILCTLFLKEAAAFGLCLAEIGDMMSREFHCHDEEPSELELICIEAKKLLDHEGLSSFETKVGDKDATLFQLDCEDLDSDFVLNIEENPTSVLLPSQFRMKNGNCRTKLSKLEESVMEEEEGDISKLSVLVKNAAINEKSYQFLGEKQRSGSSTASSSVASSSGDNSVNDLVTNSSFVKLTDMDEEKWNQFLENFQRLLIPAFVNSKEKKMKRQRQRLGTSCKF